Genomic window (Scleropages formosus chromosome 16, fSclFor1.1, whole genome shotgun sequence):
ATgaagaaaacccacatgaagaACCTGTCCATGACTttggccaccttcttccactcAGCACCTTTAATGCAATTGGCCTTTTGGTCTCGGAAGCATTTGGCGATGTACTCGATGTTCCTTATGAGTTTTTCATGGTGGCAACAGCTGCATGGATAGCAGACAACCTTTTCTGGGTAGCAGAGCTCATCCTTTAGGCCAGCACTGATGCTGCCATTACAGTCACATTCCTTCCGTCCAATGTAGTGGTACTTCTTGGACTTGTGGGAGGGCCTTTGAGATGTATTGTCATGTTGATGGTGGTTGTGCCTTTTGAGCTCCCCATTGACTTGCAGTTCTTCTGGGTAGAGCGAAAAGGACTCACTCTGTGGTGTGGTACAGTTCTCACCCACTTCATACACAAAAAATATCTTTGACATGTAGTTGATGATGAGGACCTTGGCCCAGTGAGGAACAGGCTTGGCCTCGGCCCCACAAAAGTGGATGTTCATGATGAATATGGTCAGCGCTGTTGAGGCTGTAATCATTGTCATCGTTGCTATGTAGTACTTGCCTGTATagaagagttttaaaaaagaaaccattAAAGAGCAACCatactgaagacaaaaaaaccCAAGGACAGTCCAGTCATAACAAAGGTGACAACAAAAAGACTCATGCTGGGTTTCAGAGGAATGGAGCACTGAGCCTTCACAAACTGAATAAACTTACCAATGAGAGGCACGCTTTCTGAGGGTGGCATGCTCTCAGCCACCATGAGTTGGAAGACTGTCAAGGCCAGGAGTACAGTGACCCCCAGGGACACCTTCTCCCCAGAGTCTGCGGGTAAATAAAAGCTCAGTGGTGCCAGGAATGAGATCATAACGCAAGGGAGGAGTAGGTTGTAGATGTAGAAGGAGTAGCGCCGCTTGAGGAGCAGTGTGTAGGTGATGTCAGGGTAAGGATCCGAGCAGCAGCCATACATGATGACATTCTTTACTGCAGGCATACCCTGGCACTCCCACTCCACATTGTCCACAAAATCAGAAAGATCTCCGCTGTCCATGGCCATGGTGATGTCCACCTGATTACCATTGTATGTCCAGGACCCAAAGGTCAAGTTGCACTGCTGGTAGTCAAAGGGGAAGTAGGATACGTCTACTACACAAGAGCTCTTTGTGATTGCCGGGGAGTCCCAGGTGATCTCGCCGTTGTAGCGAAGGACCACGTTGGTATCAGCCGGCCCAGAAGAATCATCATCTGCCCTGAAGaattacagcaagaaaaaaaaaacatctgaaagaaGAGCTGCTATTGGCTTCTATACGGTCAGTTGAAAACTTCTCTTTAGAGTGACAGATTTCCAAGgtattatttatggttttattaaGTTTGACAGCTGTACTTGTTGTAAAGGACAATGTCAGGTCTCCAAACCAGGTTGCTGGGAATGCGGATGACCTCCAGGCCATCGTATTTGTCTTTGTCCCATGTCAGGTAGGCATCATGCCAGATCTGTCGTATCCACAGGTATGCAGTCAGCACCTGATTCCTCTCATCCTGCAGGAACAGGTATAAATAATAGTTTATTACtctattattacatttgtttacaatAGGAATCTGCCACAAGATGTGCTTTGTTATATAGACTGTCACTGCCTTTTTCACATGTAAATCTTGACTTAGGAACTTTCAGTTTCACTATCTGTAAAGAGAACCAATAATAAAAGAGGAAGCAAAGTGCAAACAGGCATTGTgttatttcactggagcacaACTTCCTGCACTACTTTTTATCTTTGAGGTGGTCAGAAACAAttcaaaatgtgtaatttctcATGTCTTTACTTAAATATGGTTGAGTCTGATTGCCCTGCAAGTAAAAAGCTTAAAAGTATatgaaaaattaagattttaaaaGAAACCTAGTTCTGCCCCGGAATCCACCTTCCAGATCTTTCTCTGCAATAATGTTCTCAGATGCTCAAGCCACACCCCTTTTTCCTGTTGTTACTGCACCTGAATGAGTGCTCTTTAGTCTAAGCAAGCACAGATGCACCTAATTAATAACTATTTAAGAGTCCTTGAGCAGTGAAGAGGCTGATAGGTGACAAAGATGAAACTGTTTAGTTCAGTCTGTGATGTACATCCTTTGgtttattgaaaaagaaattaaaagccTGAAACGGACGTTAAAAATTGTTGTGTACTTTCCCagcttctgatttttttttcatcctgaATATCACAGAGCCCTTTCCTGCCTCATATGTGTGATACATACTTGCACCATAATAGCCTTACAGAGAACAATTaaaagtcattttatttttaacacacaAAGTTTCATAACCTGAGCTTCGAGTTCTGTTGCATTCATTGAGTTGGTCTGGGATCAGTGTGTTGATATCAGGCTGATGTTTGTCAAAGGGCACTGCTGCGTTCTTGGGGCCAGTAAGTACAGCGCTTTTTCCTGTAAGAGGacactagtgtgtgtgtgtgcgtgtgtgtgtctgtgtgcaatGGCTTGGTAACACTTACGTGGCCTGTTGATATGCGAGAGCTTTTCGCTGGAACTGGCCTTTCAGTCTAACACTGATAACAGGTGTAGGAGAAGCAGCCTGATACACCCATAATGGAATTAAAAGTATTAGGTAGatataaaaatgcaaactcaGTCATTCAAATTTAACACATTAATACATGTCCTTATTGAAAACTATTTAGTTACCGTGTATTTTGGTTCACTCGgggtatttttatttcatatgaatATTTATCAGAAAGCTTCAAAATAtgttgtaaatgtgttttgtttgctggCTCCTAAAATGGCAACATTTTATTCATGATGCCtatgcatacatacagtatatgagaATCAGTACACTAAAACATGCATTGTGTGTGAAAAGTACACAGTGTAAGTGTTTTGTGATTAAATGAAGCATTTGCTTCCTGTGGGAGGGAGGAATATTATAACTAAAAGTAGCAACCAGGTGGCAAAGACAACACCACCCTACAGCAGCTGGATGGGGCAGCggactgtaaactgtaaacaaGATCATCGTTGTCATTCCAAGAAACTAAGGGTTACAGCTCAGAAGTCTATGACACCGCTGCAGGTGGAACATGAGTGTCATCTGTGTCACTTGATGGATAACTTCCTGGGCTTCCTTCATTAGGGGTCACAGGAAAAACTTTATTTTCCGACGCAGACGGGACCACCTCTTTTTTAAACCCTTTATATTTTATCTTTGATTCAGTTCTTAGcacactatttatatttacatttattaatttagcagacgcttttctccaaagcagcgtacatctcagagaaaatacaatttgtgcattagattaggagaaagagagacatagttgctgacatgtgattcttaagaaaacctagtttgattctttccactttatgcaccaatctTCATCGCGTGAGTacgtgcacaaaactcaggatcaggatagactaatcctgatcaccttcctacaattttattaataattttctttaaaaataatacagctgTGACATAAAATCAGCCAGAGCAAGTGTGCAGCATACATAGCTAAGGGTTCCTACTACAGGATCTGGTCATTCTCTACATGCCAGtaagagtgctgtgctcctccatccCTGTTATCCTGGTGGTCCTACTCAGAAGGGgtgcaaaaatgtttgtttgttcttggATTTTGCTGCAATATGATATAAAGAGCTCTCTTTCTCcctgagaactgctgaatacctcctagcattcaagaaaggtctcaaaacccatctctttcataAATGTTTCCCTCTCTGATCTCAGCTGCATAGATCTGTATCACACCATCTGCCATGATTGTCTACGCATTTGTTATCTCAGCCTCACTTCCATTGGTAGGTACATCATCTATGTGCACCACCAAAacagtggtatcagacaaaaaAGTTGTGGTCTGATAATTGTGTGACTCCAAAGTTTTTCATCTGCTgctgaatgcatttttgtataatctgaaattaacatctctttggaggaaggcagctgctaaataaaagaaatgtgagGATTATTCTAAACATGCAAAATCATAGACATggtaaaaaatgttgttttgacATATGAAACATTATTATGAGTGTGCAGTATACCTCTATTTCCTCTATTTCCTTTCTGGGCATTTCCTCAGATGGGCCTTGGGACACTCACCATGTCTTTAATCTGGGAGAGGGTGATCTGAAGGGTGACATTTAGGGCTTTGTCCGTGTCCTCAACTGGCCGCAGGGCGCTGGAGTAGTTCTCCATCAGGTCATTGAGAAGTTTCTGAGcgtacctcccctgggcagcaACAGCACCTGCAGAGGGAAAAGGGAGGACTTGGTCACAATGACCCCAGTTGGCAGTACACTCTCTTTGGATTCAGCCCtttaaataattacagaacCACATACTAAGTGCTATACAATATACTGCAACTGTTTAACGTGGATGatagaatattaaaaaaggCTTACCTTTCAAAAGCATTGTAAAATATACCATAAAACCAAACACcttcattttaatgaaagatTTCAGACGTATTTGTAACACAAGGGTATATCTTGGCTGTATTTGGCTCTATCTTCTTCCTGTTGGGTCACTTGAAGTCCCTCAGTCCAAAGTAAGAGCTGGACTCTTAGGAAAGCAGCAGAGGGTGTCCATTTGCAGCCTGTGATTGTGATCAGTGCTCAGCCCTTAGCAGTCAAACTGGACCGCACTGCCTCCGGGCTCTGCAACACTACCGTGGCTATCACATGACATGCTGACCacgggagggtggggggggctccACCTCCATCAGCTGTCTATCAAAGCACTGGGAAGAAATTCATGCCACATGATGGAGACCTACCTTGACTCCAGCAGCATCCAGGCATCCAGACACAATGCTTGGCTTGTGGTGCATCCAACGCTGTTCTTTTAAACCATACAAGGTTTCACATCTGTTTGGGTGATGGAGAGTTCATTGGTAACATAAGACTGATATGGAGACTAGAGACATGATCACTATTTAAAAAAGGCCTTCGCAGCTCATTACTGTATGAGTTTGAGCTCTATATTTATCGGGAAGAACAACTACAAAAGAGCAGTAGCTGGAAAGTGAACCACACCAGTTGATAAAATGAACTTTAAACTATTCTAACGCCAAACTGTGTGACTAATGGAAAagccaaaggaagaaaaaaatcttaggAAATTCAGGAACTATTTTTTTGAAATGTGgttttgaatacacacacacattttctgaaccgctcgtcccatatggggtcgcggggaactggagcctacccggcagcacagggcgtaaggccggaggggaagggggagggggggacacccaggacgggacgccagtccgttgcaaggcaccccaagcgggactcaaaacccagacccactagagagcaggacccggtccaacccactgccccactgcggcaccgcgcccccttagttttaaatattgatttaaatttCTGTCTCACAATCTTTTTTCCCTATTTCTGtccttatttttttatcttctctgctttttttctctgtcctttTTAAGCCCTAGAAGTATTGCAGGCACTCGGCAGTGTGCCTGCAGACAGAAATCTGACACTGCAgaactagtagtagtagttttaATTGACATTCTCAGCTCAGACTGTTTAACAATAAGATCACAAACCCTTTATTAAATGTGTGATTGGTCCCCTTTGCAGAATATATGTAGAATGGTTTTACTGCGCACATGGAGAGTCTGCATTAAGCAACAAAGCAGAACTTCCACTGACTCTTAGCACATGTTTCATGCTcatgtgtaaattttttttaactttttcaatATGCACTTTAAAGGAAGTCAGTAATATTCTAAAGCAACCTTTAGATGCACTCTAGTGTTTTTATGCTCATTGGGTATGAAGCCACAAGGCAGTGTTGCTGTAGAGCTCATATTGGTGGAACTGGGTGAAGCTTGGTGGATGTAGCTCGATCGCAGGTGTTTCCTGTGCTAAGAGAACTTCAGCAGGGCTGCCGGAGAATGCATCTCTGATCACATGTTTGAACACATCACGGACCTGTGcacactcgcgcacacacacacacgatcccACATAGACCACAAGTCTGACAAACCGTCACAGATCGAAAGCTGCAGAAGGCCTGAATTTGGCCTTAGTGAGAAACACACCACATTTCTACTGTAGGTCTTGACCTCTTTGGCAGTAAGCCATATCACTAAGGTCTACAGTCAACCACAAAGTGAGACCAAACTGAGGACCATGTCTAATCTTCTCATTGAACTGCCATTCTGTTGTCACTCCTTTGTCGCAACGATATCACGCTAGTCATGCCAAGCAGATATAAGAGAATCCCATATCTTTTGCTCATGATGCTCATGGATTGAGTTCAAGAACCTTGTGCTCTCATGACAACTGGTGACATTGCATAGCGCCACACAATTACGCTGCACGCCATGTGCGCAAAAAAATAAGTGGTTAGTCGTTCGCATGAGCTGAGATAGACAAATATTTGCACTCCTGTACTTATTTTTTATGGTCTTTAAGGGAAATGATTGGGCTTTGTTTTTTGTCACTTCTCAGAAGGTCTTCTTGAGAAAAGGCCACTTAACCACAAAGATGATGTCATATCTCATTCACTGATTCATACTTATGTGATGCCACGGTTTGTGGATTTACacctgagcagctgcatcactgcctgcttTGGAAATTGCACCATTTCGGATCTCAAGACCCTGCAgcggatagtgaggacagctgagaagatcatcccccccatcacagacatttacatcacacggtgcatccgcaaagccaccttGCATTGGGGTTGACCCCACgtacccctcacacaaactcttcacccttcTGCCGTCCAGCAAAAGCCTCATGCCCAGACtatgtaacagtttcttcccccaagccatcagatTCCTCAGTACCCATGTACTGAACTGACaccaatccacacacacatacacgtacgcacacacacacacccattctcTGCTTATCACAGTTCCactccctttgcaattttttgcaCTGTTCTTCACTGTACTGACCAACTgcattttttgctgctaattagtatgtttatagctatggcatttattattatattgtaatagcTTCTgatttttgctgtgtttgttattttgtgttggtagctttatgttgttttttgtgtaGCACCATGGttctggaggaacgttgtttcgtttcaccaTATACCGTACCAGCTGTCTATGGTTGAAATGGCAATAAAACCACTTTGACTTTCTGCCTTTCCTATAGAACGCATCGATGTCCGTAATGGTGGCAGGCAGTTTAGCACACAAATTTCAGTCATGGTTGTCGTTTTGGTTCAAGTGTCCCCTCTTTCGAAATTATTCAGGGGGTTTGATgaacacaaatttttttttctaatttagcAACTtctgcattgtattttttgtcacTCCACTGTCAAtacaattattcattaatatattcattcatcgataaccacttgtccaatgctgGGTCATAATGGTCCAGATCCTCTTTTAAAAGTATGGTGCACTAAGCTAGACAGGATACGTCTTGCATGGGATGCCGGCCCATCACAAGGtatacctacaattacttacccatttatacaatcgAGTTACTCAAATGCTGAGGTCATTTTAAGCAAGgatcttggtcaagggtactacagcaggagtaacATGGTAACATGGGAAGTGATGGCCACAACATGTATTCTACTTTCTGCCCTcttgtaactgtaatatatGAAGCAAGACCCTTCCCCTGAAATTGGTGTATATAATAAGAGATACATCAAAGAATGAGATGGGGAAATCATTGCAGTTGGAAAAGCAGTCCAACAGACTAGATAAGAGTGTGAGTGTATCTTTCTGTCTCGTCACGTGGTGAGCAGGAGCCGAGCTGCATGCGAGTCTTAGGTTGTGGTATTCATCCGAGCTCATTACAAGAGCTCCAGAAACCAAAGAAGAGTGGAGTTTTCCCCCTCTCTGCTACCCTCCATGGCAACGGGAGAAGAGAGATGGCAGCAGGTACATCAGCGGTTGACATTGTTTCCTTTACTATAAGCAGTTCTACCTCGAAGGTACCAGTAGAGATCATGTTGCAATGCTCTTCGGCAAGGGGCTGGTTAGTGTAAAATATcaggctgtataaataagtaaaaattagTATTGCATTGGAAAAGCTAGTAATTATTATCTCCATAGTGATGCAATCATAACAGTGTCATAACTGTAAGGGGAATCTGCTGCGTTTAAGTGATCTTGATGCTTGGCTTGACCTATTTTCTCTAGAAATCCATATCTTCCAAATGCTCCTGTTTCATATTGCAGtcaataaaagaacaaaatattatttacaaaaatgcgTGTCACTTGTTAGTTTCCTCCTGCAAACACGTCTCCCGGTACCTCTGGAGCTACTGGTTGTCTGAGAAACAACCATAGAGGGTTAATGTGAGTGttggggaggaagggggggggggcgtcactGTAGCGCTGCGGTTAACCAAACCACCTCTGCACCCCTGGCGGGGAGTCGTTGCCCCACCCCCTTCTGTCGCCCGGACGCACCGCGTCACATGCGTGTCactctcctgtttcctgccacCAGCATGCAGAAGATTGCAGCAAGTCAA
Coding sequences:
- the chrna9a gene encoding neuronal acetylcholine receptor subunit alpha-9-II, whose protein sequence is MKVFGFMVYFTMLLKGAVAAQGRYAQKLLNDLMENYSSALRPVEDTDKALNVTLQITLSQIKDMDERNQVLTAYLWIRQIWHDAYLTWDKDKYDGLEVIRIPSNLVWRPDIVLYNKADDDSSGPADTNVVLRYNGEITWDSPAITKSSCVVDVSYFPFDYQQCNLTFGSWTYNGNQVDITMAMDSGDLSDFVDNVEWECQGMPAVKNVIMYGCCSDPYPDITYTLLLKRRYSFYIYNLLLPCVMISFLAPLSFYLPADSGEKVSLGVTVLLALTVFQLMVAESMPPSESVPLIGKYYIATMTMITASTALTIFIMNIHFCGAEAKPVPHWAKVLIINYMSKIFFVYEVGENCTTPQSESFSLYPEELQVNGELKRHNHHQHDNTSQRPSHKSKKYHYIGRKECDCNGSISAGLKDELCYPEKVVCYPCSCCHHEKLIRNIEYIAKCFRDQKANCIKGAEWKKVAKVMDRFFMWVFFIMVFLMSILIISKAN